Proteins encoded in a region of the Podospora pseudopauciseta strain CBS 411.78 chromosome 6, whole genome shotgun sequence genome:
- a CDS encoding hypothetical protein (COG:S; EggNog:ENOG503PNKH) has translation MSGYYHMPLQDQHDQQHAEPSAFRPSRAEDWEPYRDIIAHLYNTMKLKDVMTEMQMTYNFKATEKQYKTQLKKWNLDTKYIKASEYMAMLQIMREREAQDPSKQTRFILRGRPVDPKDIARFEKRHQKKGTLKEGELAELQEPVEDLIYHTPSPEPTGYAYTATSDYGSTSSYATTSAYDTSSQYAYSYGM, from the exons atgtcTGGATACTACCACATGCCACTCCAGGACCAGCATGACCAGCAACATGCTGAGCCGTCTGCCTTTCGACCTTCCCGAGCAGAGGACTGGGAACCATACCGAGACATCATTGCACATCTCTACAACACGATGAAGCTCAAGGATGTCATGACCGAGATGCAGATGACATACAACTTCAAAGCAAC TGAGAAGCAGTACAAGACTCAGTTGAAGAAGTGGAACCTTGATACCAAGTACATCAAGGCATCCGAGTACATGGCCATGCTTCAGATCATGCGTGAGCGGGAGGCCCAGGACCCATCCAAGCAGACACGCTTCATTCTTCGCGGGAGACCAGTAGATCCCAAAGATATTGCTCGGTTTGAGAAGCGGCATCAGAAGAAAGGGACACTGAAGGAAGGGGAGCTGGCAGAGCTTCAGG AACCTGTCGAGGACCTCATCTATCACACTCCTTCTCCTGAGCCAACAGGATATGCATACACTGCAACCTCCGACTACgggtcaacctcctcgtATGCAACCACTTCCGCATACGACACTTCCTCGCAATACGCCTATAGTTACGGCATGTGA